A genomic stretch from Telopea speciosissima isolate NSW1024214 ecotype Mountain lineage chromosome 7, Tspe_v1, whole genome shotgun sequence includes:
- the LOC122666629 gene encoding putative UDP-rhamnose:rhamnosyltransferase 1 isoform X2, protein MLPYLAFGHMIPFLHLSTALANSGIRVSYIISPENTKKLPSIPPHLSPLIQMVQLPLPHVDGLPDGAEANVDISMDQIPYLKIAYDLWKQPIMHFIEHNTPDWIIHDFAPYWISDIAREFNIPHILFSIFPASVYSFFGPPEYLAEPSKYWTSPERLSSPPEWITFPSTVAFPSYEAPYVLAGFFGTNASGVSDSKRIATCISSCKAVAIRSCKEYEGQHLDLLETLFRKTIIPVGLLPPAVPERRKSGGGGAGGEEEWEATFKWLDERKPNSVVFVGFGSESKLGKEEVYEIAHGLELSGLHFLWILRKPMWAVDDNDALPLGFKTRTESKGKVCMGWAPQVEILSHQSIGGTLFHSGWSSIVETLQFGHTLVVLPLVIDQSLNAALLVEKVVAVAVERDSKNGSFKRESIARALKKAMVDVEGERVRVRAREMKKIFGDIDLNQDYIDGFVRYLKKG, encoded by the coding sequence ATGCTTCCTTACTTAGCCTTTGGCCAcatgattccctttctccatctctcCACAGCCTTAGCCAACTCTGGCATCCGTGTTTCCTATATCATTTCCCCTGAAAACACCAAAAAGCTCCCCTCAATCCCTCCTCATCTCTCCCCTCTTATCCAAATGGTGCAGCTTCCCTTACCCCACGTCGATGGCCTTCCCGATGGTGCTGAAGCCAACGTCGATATCTCAATGGACCAAATTCCTTATCTCAAGATTGCTTACGAtctatggaaacaacctatcATGCATTTCATCGAACACAACACACCTGATTGGATCATCCATGACTTCGCTCCCTATTGGATCTCTGATATCGCTCGTGAGTTCAACATTCCACATATCTTGTTCTCTATCTTTCCTGCTTCTGTTTACAGCTTCTTTGGGCCACCAGAGTACTTAGCTGAACCAAGCAAGTACTGGACATCACCGGAACGCTTGTCGTCGCCACCGGAGTGGATTACTTTCCCATCTACAGTAGCTTTTCCAAGCTACGAAGCACCTTATGTGCTTGCAGGCTTCTTCGGAACCAATGCATCTGGTGTCAGTGACAGTAAAAGAATTGCCACATGCATTAGTTCGTGCAAGGCGGTGGCTATACGCAGCTGCAAGGAGTATGAAGGTCAGCACTTGGATTTATTAGAGACTTTGTTCCGGAAAACAATAATTCCTGTTGGTTTGCTACCTCCGGCAGTGccggaaagaagaaaaagtggtggtggtggtgccggcGGTGAAGAGGAGTGGGAAGCCACATTCAAGTGGCTTGACGAACGGAAACCCAATTCTGTTGtgtttgttgggtttgggagtGAGTCTAAGTTGGGTAAGGAGGAGGTGTATGAGATTGCTCATGGGCTTGAACTTTCTGGGCTTCACTTCTTATGGATTTTGAGAAAGCCCATGTGGGCTGTGGACGATAATGATGCCTTACCATTGGGTTTCAAGACTCGAACTGAGTCTAAGGGTAAGGTGTGTATGGGTTGGGCTCCACAGGTGGAGATTTTGTCCCACCAATCGATTGGTGGGACACTGTTCCACTCTGGGTGGAGTTCCATTGTGGAGACCCTTCAATTTGGTCACACCCTGGTGGTTCTACCATTGGTGATAGACCAAAGCTTGAATGCTGCGTTGTTGGTGGAGAAAGTTGTGGCTGTGGCAGTAGAGAGAGACAGCAAGAATGGATCTTTCAAGAGGGAAAGCATCGCAAGAGCTCTGAAGAAAGCCATGGTGGATGTAGAAGGTGAGCGTGTGAGGGTCCGAGCAAGAGAGATGAAGAAAATCTTTGGTGATATCGATCTCAATCAAGACTACATTGATGGTTTCGTTCGATATTTGAAGAAAGGTTAA
- the LOC122666629 gene encoding putative UDP-rhamnose:rhamnosyltransferase 1 isoform X1 — MLPYLAFGHMIPFLHLSTALANSGIRVSYIISPENTKKLPSIPPHLSPLIQMVQLPLPHVDGLPDGAEANVDISMDQIPYLKIAYDLWKQPIMHFIEHNTPDWIIHDFAPYWISDIAREFNIPHILFSIFPASVYSFFGPPEYLAEPSKYWTSPERLSSPPEWITFPSTVAFPSYEAPYVLAGFFGTNASGVSDSKRIATCISSCKAVAIRSCKEYEGQHLDLLETLFRKTIIPVGLLPPAVPERRKSGGGGAGGEEEWEATFKWLDERKPNSVVFVGFGSESKLGKEEVYEIAHGLELSGLHFLWILRKPMWAVDDNDALPLGFKTRTESKGKVCMGWAPQVEILSHQSIGGTLFHSGWSSIVETLQFGHTLVVLPLVIDQSLNAALLVEKVVAVAVERDSKNGSFKRESIARALKKAMVDVEGERVRVRAREMKKIFGDIDLNQDYIDGFVQYLRKDS, encoded by the exons ATGCTTCCTTACTTAGCCTTTGGCCAcatgattccctttctccatctctcCACAGCCTTAGCCAACTCTGGCATCCGTGTTTCCTATATCATTTCCCCTGAAAACACCAAAAAGCTCCCCTCAATCCCTCCTCATCTCTCCCCTCTTATCCAAATGGTGCAGCTTCCCTTACCCCACGTCGATGGCCTTCCCGATGGTGCTGAAGCCAACGTCGATATCTCAATGGACCAAATTCCTTATCTCAAGATTGCTTACGAtctatggaaacaacctatcATGCATTTCATCGAACACAACACACCTGATTGGATCATCCATGACTTCGCTCCCTATTGGATCTCTGATATCGCTCGTGAGTTCAACATTCCACATATCTTGTTCTCTATCTTTCCTGCTTCTGTTTACAGCTTCTTTGGGCCACCAGAGTACTTAGCTGAACCAAGCAAGTACTGGACATCACCGGAACGCTTGTCGTCGCCACCGGAGTGGATTACTTTCCCATCTACAGTAGCTTTTCCAAGCTACGAAGCACCTTATGTGCTTGCAGGCTTCTTCGGAACCAATGCATCTGGTGTCAGTGACAGTAAAAGAATTGCCACATGCATTAGTTCGTGCAAGGCGGTGGCTATACGCAGCTGCAAGGAGTATGAAGGTCAGCACTTGGATTTATTAGAGACTTTGTTCCGGAAAACAATAATTCCTGTTGGTTTGCTACCTCCGGCAGTGccggaaagaagaaaaagtggtggtggtggtgccggcGGTGAAGAGGAGTGGGAAGCCACATTCAAGTGGCTTGACGAACGGAAACCCAATTCTGTTGtgtttgttgggtttgggagtGAGTCTAAGTTGGGTAAGGAGGAGGTGTATGAGATTGCTCATGGGCTTGAACTTTCTGGGCTTCACTTCTTATGGATTTTGAGAAAGCCCATGTGGGCTGTGGACGATAATGATGCCTTACCATTGGGTTTCAAGACTCGAACTGAGTCTAAGGGTAAGGTGTGTATGGGTTGGGCTCCACAGGTGGAGATTTTGTCCCACCAATCGATTGGTGGGACACTGTTCCACTCTGGGTGGAGTTCCATTGTGGAGACCCTTCAATTTGGTCACACCCTGGTGGTTCTACCATTGGTGATAGACCAAAGCTTGAATGCTGCGTTGTTGGTGGAGAAAGTTGTGGCTGTGGCAGTAGAGAGAGACAGCAAGAATGGATCTTTCAAGAGGGAAAGCATCGCAAGAGCTCTGAAGAAAGCCATGGTGGATGTAGAAGGTGAGCGTGTGAGGGTCCGAGCAAGAGAGATGAAGAAAATCTTTGGTGATATCGATCTCAATCAAGACTAC ATTGATGGGTTCGTTCAATATTTGAGGAAGGATTCATAA